One stretch of Chelonia mydas isolate rCheMyd1 chromosome 21, rCheMyd1.pri.v2, whole genome shotgun sequence DNA includes these proteins:
- the RABIF gene encoding guanine nucleotide exchange factor MSS4, whose amino-acid sequence MAAPCAEMEPGAGELVCARGRNRKAVLCQRCGSRVLLPGAATFARRELFLPSMKKKTALLASSSPDGDVLQDHWLVDDMFSFENIGFTKDVGNVKFLICADCEIGPIGWHCLDDKKSFYIALDRVSHE is encoded by the exons ATGGCGGCGCCCTGCGCGGAGATGGAGCCGGGCGCGGGGGAGCTGGTTTGCGCGCGGGGCCGCAACCGCAAGGCCGTGCTGTGCCAGCGCTGCGGCTCGCGCGTGCTGCTGCCCGGCGCCGCCACCTTCGCGCGCAGAGag cttttccttccctccatgaAGAAGAAGACAGCCCTGCTTGCCAGCAGCTCTCCGGATGGGGACGTGCTCCAGGATCACTGGCTTGTAGATGACATGTTTTCCTTTGAGAATATTGGGTTCACCAAGGACGTTGGGAATGTAAAGTTCCTCATATGCGCAGACTGTGAGATCGGGCCAATTGGCTGGCACTGCCTAGATGATAAGAAGAGCTTCTACATAGCCTTGGACCGTGTTTCTCATGAGTAG